From one Tsukamurella tyrosinosolvens genomic stretch:
- a CDS encoding Uma2 family endonuclease, with translation MAAATRPHRLSLEEWRALGEATASRVELHEGAQEPHSAADVLLAVEVLSPGTRRVDLVMMRSEYADAGIPHYWIVDLDASMLEALAFSDDGYESVTVTRTASEPFAVTVDPTRLA, from the coding sequence TTGGCCGCTGCGACTCGACCGCACCGCCTTTCGCTGGAGGAGTGGCGCGCCTTGGGGGAAGCCACGGCGTCGCGCGTGGAGCTTCACGAAGGGGCGCAGGAGCCGCACTCAGCGGCCGATGTGCTGCTCGCCGTTGAGGTGCTGTCGCCCGGCACCCGCCGGGTCGACCTGGTGATGATGCGGAGTGAGTACGCCGACGCAGGGATTCCCCACTACTGGATCGTCGACCTGGACGCGTCCATGCTCGAAGCGCTCGCCTTCTCCGACGACGGATACGAATCCGTCACGGTGACAAGAACAGCTTCCGAGCCGTTCGCGGTCACCGTCGACCCGACCCGCCTCGCGTAG